Proteins found in one Nitrosopumilus maritimus SCM1 genomic segment:
- the pstA gene encoding phosphate ABC transporter permease PstA → MTTTRERRLEYRALFKQNVERRLMVDKAVRIVVFACVIIAIVPLGSILLEVFKNGAAAISYEFLTEVPGAVGTGDGGIGPAIQGTLIIIGLSSLIGVPIGVMSGVFLSEYGDNKLAKNIRFFNDVFMEFPSIVMGIFAFLVIVLILGHFSIWAGAFALSLIMFPIVARTTEESLKMVPMTYREAGTALGLKKWVITTRIVISAAKNGMITGILLSVSRIGGETAPLIMTILGSSQFFSGMDVPMDALPLRIWRLSLLPYDSAQLQGWGAALVLIIIILGINLGVRYYFSSKKGKQRIFGQLIKKGVRGTN, encoded by the coding sequence TTGACCACCACTAGAGAAAGACGATTAGAATATCGTGCATTATTCAAACAAAATGTTGAGAGACGATTAATGGTTGACAAAGCTGTTAGAATAGTAGTATTTGCCTGTGTGATTATTGCAATTGTTCCTCTTGGAAGTATCTTGTTAGAAGTTTTCAAAAATGGGGCTGCAGCTATTAGCTATGAATTTCTAACTGAAGTTCCTGGAGCAGTTGGTACTGGTGATGGTGGAATTGGACCTGCAATTCAAGGAACTTTGATCATAATTGGATTATCCAGTCTCATTGGTGTCCCGATTGGTGTTATGTCTGGGGTATTTCTTTCAGAGTATGGTGATAACAAACTTGCAAAGAACATCCGATTCTTCAATGATGTCTTTATGGAATTCCCTTCAATTGTAATGGGAATTTTTGCATTTTTGGTAATTGTTTTAATTTTAGGTCATTTCTCAATATGGGCTGGAGCTTTTGCATTATCTTTGATTATGTTCCCTATAGTTGCAAGAACTACTGAAGAATCTTTGAAAATGGTTCCAATGACTTATCGTGAGGCGGGAACTGCACTTGGGCTCAAAAAGTGGGTTATCACTACAAGAATTGTCATTTCTGCTGCAAAAAATGGTATGATTACTGGAATTCTCTTGTCTGTTTCTAGAATTGGTGGTGAGACAGCTCCATTAATCATGACGATTCTGGGTAGTAGTCAATTCTTTAGTGGCATGGATGTCCCAATGGATGCCCTTCCATTAAGAATCTGGAGACTGTCTTTGTTGCCTTATGATAGTGCACAACTACAGGGATGGGGGGCTGCACTGGTTTTGATAATTATTATTCTTGGAATTAATCTTGGTGTTCGATATTACTTCTCAAGTAAAAAAGGAAAACAAAGAATTTTCGGACAATTAATTAAGAAAGGAGTACGTGGAACAAATTGA
- the pstC gene encoding phosphate ABC transporter permease subunit PstC: MGRPKLNPPKVGRRPISDKIFKVGATVAGVYVLVVIVLLAFQLISESAPIWDEYGLSFIVKSEWNAIDDRQDFGVLPYIFGTLVTSALAMVIGVPLSIGIAMFISDAPSKIGGPLGFLVELLAAVPSVIYGLWGLFVFRVYFVDWVEKPLHNTFGDSIWLFSGTPFGLDILTASVILAIMIIPTVSAVSREVMKAVPQQQKEAAYMLGATKWEMFKLAVFPYSKTGLIGASILGLGRAVGETMAVTMLIGNATGPNAFADSLFDPSQTMSSIIANEFNEASLGTLHLPALIGVAVVLLLIAIAINVVAHILVTRMLKVKEGAINN, translated from the coding sequence GTGGGCAGACCTAAACTAAATCCACCTAAAGTGGGACGAAGACCAATATCTGACAAAATTTTTAAAGTTGGAGCAACTGTAGCTGGAGTTTATGTTTTAGTTGTGATTGTCTTGTTAGCGTTTCAATTAATTTCAGAATCTGCTCCAATATGGGATGAATATGGTTTGTCCTTTATTGTAAAATCAGAATGGAATGCTATTGACGATCGTCAAGACTTTGGCGTATTGCCCTACATATTTGGAACACTAGTCACTTCTGCCCTGGCAATGGTAATTGGTGTCCCTCTAAGCATTGGAATTGCCATGTTCATTTCAGATGCTCCTTCAAAAATTGGCGGTCCATTAGGTTTTCTTGTAGAACTTTTGGCTGCTGTGCCTAGTGTAATCTATGGTTTGTGGGGATTGTTTGTATTTCGTGTATATTTTGTTGATTGGGTTGAAAAACCTCTGCATAACACATTTGGTGATAGTATATGGCTCTTTTCAGGAACACCTTTTGGTCTTGACATCCTTACTGCCAGTGTAATTTTAGCGATAATGATTATTCCCACAGTTTCTGCAGTCTCTAGAGAAGTAATGAAAGCTGTTCCTCAACAACAAAAAGAAGCAGCATACATGTTAGGAGCTACAAAATGGGAGATGTTCAAACTAGCTGTATTCCCATATTCTAAAACTGGTTTGATTGGTGCATCTATTCTTGGTCTTGGTAGAGCAGTTGGTGAAACAATGGCAGTTACAATGTTGATTGGAAATGCAACTGGACCAAATGCATTTGCTGATTCTCTGTTTGATCCAAGCCAAACAATGTCTAGTATTATTGCAAATGAATTCAATGAAGCCTCTTTAGGAACATTACATCTTCCTGCGTTAATTGGTGTTGCAGTGGTGTTGTTGTTAATTGCTATTGCAATCAATGTGGTTGCACATATTCTTGTAACTAGAATGCTAAAAGTCAAGGAGGGTGCTATCAACAATTGA
- the pstB gene encoding phosphate ABC transporter ATP-binding protein PstB, whose protein sequence is MIAENVTISYDGIQAVKNITMKFKEKSVTALIGPSGCGKTTFLRCLNRMHDMTKNAKVDGKVMIDNIDLYDQSIDPIYHRRKVGMVFQKPNPFPTMSIYDNVTAGLKLNGVKDKRILDEIVEDSLKMAYLWDEVKGDLKKSAIELSGGQQQRLCIARALAIQPEVLLMDEPASALDPIATQKIEETITELKKEYTIIIVTHNMQQAVRVSDYTGFMYLGDLVEFRETKKLFTDPKNELTAKYVQGQFG, encoded by the coding sequence ATGATTGCTGAGAATGTGACAATCAGTTATGATGGAATTCAAGCCGTAAAAAACATCACTATGAAATTTAAAGAAAAATCCGTTACTGCTTTGATTGGTCCATCTGGATGTGGAAAGACAACTTTCCTTAGATGTTTAAACAGAATGCATGATATGACAAAAAATGCCAAAGTTGACGGTAAAGTAATGATTGATAACATTGATCTATATGATCAATCAATAGATCCAATTTATCACAGAAGAAAAGTTGGAATGGTCTTTCAAAAACCAAACCCATTCCCAACAATGTCAATTTATGATAATGTAACTGCTGGACTAAAACTAAATGGTGTTAAAGATAAGAGAATTCTTGATGAAATTGTAGAAGATTCACTAAAGATGGCATATCTTTGGGATGAAGTAAAAGGTGATTTGAAAAAATCTGCAATTGAACTATCTGGTGGCCAACAACAACGTCTCTGTATTGCAAGAGCATTGGCAATCCAGCCTGAAGTTCTACTAATGGATGAGCCTGCATCTGCGCTTGATCCTATTGCTACTCAAAAAATTGAAGAGACAATTACTGAACTCAAAAAAGAGTACACCATAATTATTGTAACACATAACATGCAACAAGCTGTTAGAGTTTCTGATTATACTGGATTCATGTATCTTGGAGATTTGGTAGAGTTTAGAGAAACAAAGAAACTCTTTACAGATCCTAAAAATGAACTTACTGCAAAATATGTTCAGGGCCAGTTTGGATAA
- a CDS encoding ATP-binding cassette domain-containing protein, which produces MYSIETKSLTKSFGDVTAVDDVSFTVESGEIFGFLGPNGAGKSTTMMILTTLLKPTSGQALISGYDVMANPKNVRQNIGYVQQETTVDEYLTGRENLILQAKLNHIPKNEIDSRIDEVLDLIELSDKQNESVVTYSGGMRKRLDIAGGLLHRPKVLFLDEPTVGLDIQTRRKIWEYIKRIHDEFEMTIFLSTHYMEEADQLCDRIGIIDGGKIQVIDSPKNMKNAMGNEVISIVIEESDSGDSFLSELHKIESVNKINEDDSKLTLFVSNGTEVIPKVFQISSNIGIKITSISLTQPTLDDVFISYTGHEIRDDDGTFNRKREHAKMKRLRA; this is translated from the coding sequence TTGTATTCAATTGAAACAAAATCTCTAACAAAATCATTTGGTGATGTTACTGCAGTAGACGATGTTTCCTTTACTGTTGAAAGCGGTGAGATCTTTGGATTTCTTGGACCTAATGGTGCTGGAAAAAGTACAACAATGATGATTCTAACAACTTTACTAAAACCAACATCAGGACAAGCTTTGATTTCTGGGTATGATGTAATGGCAAATCCAAAAAATGTTCGTCAAAACATTGGATATGTCCAACAAGAAACTACTGTTGATGAATATCTTACAGGGCGTGAAAATCTTATCCTACAAGCAAAACTCAATCATATTCCAAAAAATGAGATTGATTCAAGAATTGATGAAGTTTTAGATTTAATTGAATTATCTGATAAACAAAACGAGTCAGTTGTAACCTACTCTGGTGGAATGAGAAAAAGATTGGATATTGCAGGTGGGCTATTACACCGTCCCAAGGTTTTGTTTTTAGATGAGCCTACTGTTGGCCTTGATATTCAAACGAGGAGAAAAATTTGGGAGTATATCAAAAGGATTCATGATGAGTTTGAGATGACAATATTCCTTTCAACTCACTATATGGAAGAGGCTGATCAACTATGTGATAGAATTGGAATTATTGATGGTGGAAAAATCCAAGTAATTGATTCTCCTAAAAACATGAAAAATGCTATGGGAAATGAAGTCATTTCAATTGTAATTGAAGAGAGTGACTCTGGAGATTCTTTCTTATCTGAACTACACAAAATAGAATCTGTAAACAAAATCAATGAAGATGATTCAAAACTTACTCTCTTTGTCTCAAATGGAACTGAAGTAATTCCCAAAGTCTTTCAGATTTCATCAAACATTGGAATCAAAATTACTTCTATCTCGTTGACTCAACCAACACTTGATGACGTCTTTATCTCTTACACTGGACATGAAATTCGAGATGATGATGGAACTTTTAATCGAAAACGAGAACATGCAAAAATGAAGAGGTTACGTGCATGA
- a CDS encoding phosphate signaling complex PhoU family protein yields MTRLIDPSLQKLSFIMAEMGDMVIESISLAIDSYLDGTNTMDKVLALSDSIRSKYYEVEDLTFDMLLKFQPVADDFRLIRSSTEISYAFSRFGRYAYDITQVRDLFGDVSECTNASLIESTKKVKHMIKEAVMSFAELDVRKAVKIREDEKVIDQIYKDRLPKLIESNNTKCALAEALLLRYLERIGDHAVFMSDAINYIVTGKHRPSEERIASHTKSD; encoded by the coding sequence ATGACTCGTTTAATTGATCCATCTTTACAAAAACTGTCTTTTATCATGGCAGAGATGGGTGATATGGTAATTGAATCCATATCTCTTGCAATTGATTCGTATCTTGATGGAACAAATACAATGGATAAAGTCCTTGCATTATCTGATTCTATTCGTTCCAAATACTATGAAGTAGAAGATTTGACTTTTGATATGTTATTGAAATTTCAACCAGTAGCTGATGACTTTAGATTGATTCGTTCATCAACTGAAATCTCTTATGCATTTTCTAGATTTGGTAGATACGCATATGATATCACCCAAGTACGTGACTTGTTTGGAGATGTTTCTGAATGTACAAATGCATCCCTAATTGAATCAACAAAAAAAGTAAAGCATATGATCAAAGAAGCAGTAATGTCATTTGCAGAACTTGATGTGAGAAAAGCAGTTAAAATCCGCGAAGATGAAAAGGTAATTGATCAAATCTACAAAGATAGATTACCAAAACTTATTGAATCAAATAATACAAAATGTGCTCTAGCTGAAGCATTGCTTTTGAGATATTTGGAAAGAATTGGTGATCATGCTGTGTTTATGAGTGATGCAATCAATTACATCGTTACTGGAAAACACAGACCAAGTGAAGAAAGAATAGCCTCACACACAAAGTCTGACTAG
- the pstS gene encoding phosphate ABC transporter substrate-binding protein PstS, which translates to MRKQITSILLIATLVAIVPPLNANADSMPDAPPENVDFTITGAGATFPFPLIDLWRVEYNKVYNNVNLNYQSIGSGGGIKQHIEKTVNFAASDKPMSNSERELAPGTLHIPESIGGVVLVYNIPEVPEKGLKLTANAVSKIFLGEVTKWNDPVIADENPGLNLPDKNIVSAHRSDGSGTTFIFTDYLSTVSPTWYDQVGKGKSVPWPTGLAAAGNEGVAGIVKSTEYSIGYIELAYAFQTGMSYAFVQNADKSGFIEPTLDTISAASSGVADSLPSADESWSEVSIVNAPGSDSYPLASFTYLLVYDDLKSVTDNKEQAKVVIHMIHWMITDGQDFAPSLLYVPLADKVIEIGKNGLSQVTFDGESLWDYESVVKETDLGIPQWIRDNAKWWSEGLITDEDYINGLQYLITQGILKI; encoded by the coding sequence ATGAGAAAACAAATAACTTCAATACTGTTGATCGCAACTCTTGTTGCAATCGTACCGCCATTAAATGCAAACGCTGATTCAATGCCTGATGCTCCTCCAGAAAATGTAGATTTTACTATCACTGGAGCTGGTGCAACATTTCCATTCCCACTCATTGATTTGTGGAGAGTTGAATACAACAAAGTATACAACAATGTAAATCTCAACTATCAATCAATTGGTAGTGGTGGTGGAATCAAACAGCACATTGAAAAAACTGTAAACTTTGCAGCATCTGACAAACCAATGAGTAACTCTGAAAGAGAATTAGCTCCTGGAACATTACACATCCCTGAATCAATCGGAGGTGTAGTTCTAGTGTACAACATTCCTGAAGTCCCTGAAAAAGGGCTGAAACTAACTGCTAATGCAGTTTCTAAAATCTTCTTAGGTGAAGTTACAAAATGGAATGATCCTGTTATTGCAGATGAAAATCCTGGTTTGAATCTTCCTGACAAAAATATAGTCTCAGCACACAGATCTGATGGTTCTGGAACAACGTTCATCTTTACAGATTATCTTTCTACTGTGAGTCCTACTTGGTATGACCAAGTTGGAAAGGGTAAATCTGTACCATGGCCTACCGGTCTTGCTGCTGCAGGAAACGAAGGTGTTGCAGGTATTGTAAAATCCACAGAATACTCTATTGGATACATTGAACTTGCATATGCTTTCCAAACCGGAATGAGTTATGCATTTGTTCAAAATGCTGACAAAAGTGGATTCATTGAGCCTACTTTAGACACAATTTCTGCTGCATCAAGTGGAGTTGCAGACTCTTTACCTTCAGCTGATGAAAGTTGGAGTGAAGTTTCTATTGTCAATGCACCAGGTTCTGATTCTTATCCCCTTGCAAGTTTCACATACTTGCTTGTGTATGATGATCTAAAATCAGTCACTGACAACAAGGAACAAGCAAAAGTTGTGATTCACATGATTCATTGGATGATTACTGATGGACAAGACTTTGCACCATCTCTTCTCTATGTTCCATTAGCAGACAAAGTCATAGAGATAGGTAAGAATGGATTGTCTCAAGTAACTTTTGATGGAGAATCTCTTTGGGATTATGAATCAGTTGTGAAAGAAACTGATTTGGGAATTCCTCAGTGGATTAGAGACAATGCAAAATGGTGGTCAGAAGGTTTGATAACTGATGAAGACTACATCAATGGACTTCAATACCTCATCACACAAGGTATTCTCAAAATCTAA
- a CDS encoding ABC transporter permease, which translates to MNTLMYDSYTIFWRELKRYKKSRSGVLIRLIQPAIWIIVIGNTFSGTQPLIQSVGFEGEYIEFMAPGVIILTAIFTSIFGGVNTLWDRRYGFMNKALTSPISRSAIALGKMSAISLIAALQASLILGIALAIGVTFPNPIMIAPIMAIVILFSLGFSGISVMVAATAKSQETFWGIINFLGMPLFMLSPALFPLELLPNWLATVAKLNPVTYTVLLVREMMTGVSEGGVSVLLSLGIIFVFVLVMVGLASYVFTREVNKPF; encoded by the coding sequence ATGAATACTTTGATGTATGATTCTTACACAATTTTTTGGAGAGAGCTAAAGAGATACAAAAAATCTCGAAGTGGTGTTTTAATCAGACTGATACAACCTGCAATTTGGATTATAGTTATAGGAAATACGTTTTCAGGAACTCAACCACTGATACAGTCAGTTGGTTTTGAAGGTGAATACATTGAATTTATGGCACCTGGTGTCATTATACTTACTGCAATTTTTACAAGTATTTTTGGTGGTGTAAACACTTTGTGGGATAGACGCTATGGTTTTATGAATAAAGCATTAACATCACCAATCTCTCGTTCTGCAATTGCATTAGGAAAAATGTCTGCAATCTCATTAATTGCAGCTCTGCAAGCTAGTTTGATTTTGGGAATTGCTTTGGCGATTGGTGTAACATTTCCAAATCCAATAATGATTGCTCCAATCATGGCAATTGTTATTTTGTTTTCTTTAGGATTTTCTGGAATCTCTGTGATGGTTGCAGCTACTGCAAAGTCTCAAGAAACCTTTTGGGGAATAATCAATTTCCTTGGAATGCCATTATTCATGTTGAGCCCTGCATTATTCCCATTAGAGTTGCTGCCTAACTGGCTTGCAACTGTTGCAAAACTAAACCCTGTCACGTATACTGTATTGCTTGTAAGAGAGATGATGACGGGTGTGTCTGAAGGAGGCGTGTCTGTTCTTCTCAGCCTTGGCATTATCTTTGTCTTTGTATTGGTGATGGTTGGGCTTGCAAGCTATGTGTTTACTCGTGAGGTAAACAAGCCATTTTGA